In Pseudomonas campi, the sequence CAGGTGCCGGCAGTCTACGAAGCGCTGAAAGTAGTCGGCGCCGAAACCACTCTGGAAGTTCAGCAGCAGCTGGGCGACGGCGTGGTTCGCTCCATTGCCATGGGTTCGACCGAAGGCCTGAAACGCGGCCTGGACGTCTCCCGTACCCACAAGGCCATCTCCGTACCGGTCGGTAAAGCGACCCTGGGCCGGATCATGGACGTACTGGGTAACCCAATCGACGAAGCCGGCCCGATCGGCGAAGAAGAGCAGTGGGAAATCCACCGCCCTGCGCCGTCCTACGCTGAACAAGCGGGCGGCAACGAGCTGCTGGAAACCGGCATCAAGGTTATCGACCTGGTCTGCCCGTTCGCCAAAGGCGGTAAAGTCGGTCTGTTCGGTGGTGCCGGTGTCGGCAAGACCGTAAACATGATGGAACTGATCCGTAACATCGCCATGGAACACAGCGGTTATTCCGTGTTCGCGGGTGTGGGTGAGCGTACTCGTGAGGGTAACGACTTCTACCACGAGATGAAGGACTCCAACGTTCTCGACAAGGTAGCCCTGGTTTACGGTCAGATGAACGAGCCACCAGGCAACCGTCTGCGCGTAGCCCTGACCGGCCTGACCATGGCCGAGAAGTTCCGTGACGAAGGTCGTGACGTACTGTTGTTCGTCGACAACATCTACCGTTACACCCTGGCCGGTACCGAAGTATCCGCACTGCTGGGCCGTATGCCTTCCGCAGTGGGTTACCAGCCGACCCTGGCCGAGGAAATGGGCGTTCTGCAAGAGCGCATCACCTCCACCAAGAACGGTTCGATCACCTCGGTACAGGCCGTATACGTACCTGCGGACGACCTGACCGACCCGAGCCCGGCGACCACCTTCGCCCACTTGGACGCCACCGTCGTACTGTCGCGTGACATCGCCTCCCTGGGTATCTACCCGGCCGTGGACCCGCTGGACTCCACCTCCCGTCAGCTCGATCCGCTGGTGGTTGGTGTTGAGCACTACGAGACCGCGCGTGGCGTGCAGTACGTACTGCAGCGTTACAAGGAACTGAAGGACATCATCGCGATCCTCGGCATGGACGAACTGTCCGAATCCGACAAGCAGCTGGTATCCCGTGCTCGTAAGATTCAGCGTTTCCTGTCCCAGCCGTTCTTCGTGGCCGAAGTCTTCACCGGTTCGCCAGGCAAGTACGTTTCCCTGAAGGACACCATCGCTGGTTTCAGCGGTATTCTGAAAGGTGACTACGATCACCTGCCGGAGCAGGCGTTCTACATGGTTGGCAGCATCGACGAAGCAATCGAGAAAGCCAAGAAACTGTAATCCCCTGTGCGCCCGGCAACGGGCGCGACAAGGGTCGTTTACAGCGTTGCGAGCGAAGACCAGGCAAGGCGAAAAACGATGAAGACGCGGAATTTACTTGGGTAAATGAGCAGTCTGAAGCGGTTTTCAACACAGCTTGGTCGAGCGCAGTAGCTGCAAACGATCCGACATGTGAGGCTAGATATGGCTATGACAGTCCATTGCGACATCGTCAGCGCAGAAGCGGAGATCTTCTCCGGTCTGGTCGAGATGGTGATTGCGCACGGTAACCTGGGTGATCTCGGTATCGCTCCAGGCCACGCGCCGCTGATCACCGATCTCAAGCCGGGTCCGATCCGCTTGGTCAAGCAGGGTGGCGAAGCTGAGGTGTTCTACATCTCCGGCGGTTTCCTCGAAGTGCAGCCGAACATGGTGAAGGTCCTGGCCGACACCGTGACCCGCGCTGCCGACATCGACGAAGCAGCTGCTCAGGAAGCCCTCAAGGCTGCTGAGAAAGCGCTGCACGAGCATGGTGCCGAGTTCGACTACGGCTCCGCTGCTGCTCACCTGGCAGAGGTCGCGGCCCAGCTGCGTACCGTGCAACAGATGCGCAAGAAGTTCTGAGGCGCGTCCTCCGGCTTCAGTGCAAGCAAGTAAAAGGGTAGCCTTGGCTACCCTTTTTCTTTTTCTACGAGTAGCCCGGATGCAATCCGGGACGGTTACCCCGGATTGCATCCGGCTACTTAATAGGATCTGCCCCCATGTCCCTCGATATCGTCATCCTCGCCGCCGGCCAGGGCACCCGCATGCGTTCGGCATTGCCTAAAGTGCTGCACCCGATTGCCGGCAAGTCCATGCTCGGTCATGTGATCGACACGGCCCGCCAGCTTTCGCCGCGCAAGATCCATGTGGTGATTGGTCATGGCGCCGAGCTGGTCCGCGAACGTCTGGCGGCTGACGATATCCACTTCGTGCTGCAGGCCGAACAGCTCGGTACTGGCCACGCGGTGGCTCAGGCATTGCCGGCGCTGGAAGCGGACAAGGTGCTGATCCTCTACGGCGATGTGCCGCTGACCCGGGTAGAAACCCTGGCCCGCCTGCTGGAGCAGGCCAACGACGCTCAACTGGGCCTGCTGACGGTCAATCTGGCCGATCCCACCGGCTATGGCCGGATCATTCGCGACGCAGCCGGCCAGGTGCAGGCCATCGTCGAGCACAAGGATGCCAGCGACGCGCAGCGCGCCATCCGCGAGGGCAACACCGGCATTCTCGCCGTACCCGGCAAGCGCCTCGGCGACTGGCTGGGCCGCCTGTCCAACAGCAACGCCCAGGGCGAGTACTACCTCACCGACGTGATCGCCATGGCGGTGGCCGATGGCCTGGTGGTGGCTACCGAAACTGCTCAGGACGAGCTGGAAGTGCTCGGCGCCAATGACCGTATCCAGCTGGCCCAGCTCGAGCGTCACTACCAGCAACGCGCTGCCCGTAGCCTGATGGCCCAGGGCGTGACCCTGCTCGACCCGGCACGCTTCGACCTGCGCGGTGAAGTGAAGGTCGGACGCGACGTGCTGATCGATGTAAATGT encodes:
- the glmU gene encoding bifunctional UDP-N-acetylglucosamine diphosphorylase/glucosamine-1-phosphate N-acetyltransferase GlmU — encoded protein: MSLDIVILAAGQGTRMRSALPKVLHPIAGKSMLGHVIDTARQLSPRKIHVVIGHGAELVRERLAADDIHFVLQAEQLGTGHAVAQALPALEADKVLILYGDVPLTRVETLARLLEQANDAQLGLLTVNLADPTGYGRIIRDAAGQVQAIVEHKDASDAQRAIREGNTGILAVPGKRLGDWLGRLSNSNAQGEYYLTDVIAMAVADGLVVATETAQDELEVLGANDRIQLAQLERHYQQRAARSLMAQGVTLLDPARFDLRGEVKVGRDVLIDVNVILEGQVVIEDGVQIGPNCVIKNSTLRRGAIVKANSHLEGAELGEGADCGPFARLRPGAKLGAKAHVGNFVELKNAVLGEGAKAGHLSYLGDAEIGARTNIGAGTITCNYDGANKFRTVLGEDVFIGSNSSLVAPLTLGDGATTGAGSTVTQDVPAKTLAVGRAKQRNIEGWKRPTKK
- a CDS encoding F0F1 ATP synthase subunit epsilon is translated as MAMTVHCDIVSAEAEIFSGLVEMVIAHGNLGDLGIAPGHAPLITDLKPGPIRLVKQGGEAEVFYISGGFLEVQPNMVKVLADTVTRAADIDEAAAQEALKAAEKALHEHGAEFDYGSAAAHLAEVAAQLRTVQQMRKKF
- the atpD gene encoding F0F1 ATP synthase subunit beta gives rise to the protein MSSGRIVQIIGAVIDVEFPRDQVPAVYEALKVVGAETTLEVQQQLGDGVVRSIAMGSTEGLKRGLDVSRTHKAISVPVGKATLGRIMDVLGNPIDEAGPIGEEEQWEIHRPAPSYAEQAGGNELLETGIKVIDLVCPFAKGGKVGLFGGAGVGKTVNMMELIRNIAMEHSGYSVFAGVGERTREGNDFYHEMKDSNVLDKVALVYGQMNEPPGNRLRVALTGLTMAEKFRDEGRDVLLFVDNIYRYTLAGTEVSALLGRMPSAVGYQPTLAEEMGVLQERITSTKNGSITSVQAVYVPADDLTDPSPATTFAHLDATVVLSRDIASLGIYPAVDPLDSTSRQLDPLVVGVEHYETARGVQYVLQRYKELKDIIAILGMDELSESDKQLVSRARKIQRFLSQPFFVAEVFTGSPGKYVSLKDTIAGFSGILKGDYDHLPEQAFYMVGSIDEAIEKAKKL